Proteins encoded by one window of Phycisphaerae bacterium:
- a CDS encoding amidohydrolase family protein — protein sequence MLSRSMRCLTIVALFASCTPLYSRSGLERRTPTYARIKACLDAVPAIDTHDHLVPFERLVTRAGGGGGMNLYQLWHSSYYPWFNPLTERKPDQPCETWWAVAKSDFVNARATSFYRYQLPAIQDLYGIDFDRITDAQACELDRRITENYRDPRWLHEVITERANIELMLVDPFWAHLDHRPDYPFAALVLNVDPLVRGFHPSEFPNPHDDPYKFAREQGLRVESLDDYLMLIDRLIAAAKSRGAVALKQVLAYVRTLEFRRVARQRAAQVFGRPRGELKPEEVRDFEDFLMWHLVELAAKHELPIQIHTGHARIQGSSPMLLVDLIEANPKTKFILFHGGFPWVDETGVIVMRHGSHVWLDSVWLPTLSYSMAKRAFHVWLEVMPSDRILWGSDCLHPEGVYGATEFTRRCLAEVLAEKVDRGDLNEEHALRIGRQILRDNALALFPQLKDRLWKHKGRLPLSMSSTSQAASAP from the coding sequence ATGTTGTCTCGCAGTATGCGATGCCTGACGATCGTCGCTTTGTTCGCCTCCTGCACTCCCCTTTACAGCAGGTCCGGACTTGAACGACGTACGCCCACGTACGCCCGCATCAAGGCTTGTCTCGATGCTGTTCCCGCCATCGATACTCATGACCATCTCGTGCCTTTCGAACGATTGGTCACCCGCGCAGGCGGGGGCGGTGGCATGAATCTCTACCAGCTCTGGCACAGCAGCTACTATCCCTGGTTCAACCCCCTCACGGAACGCAAGCCCGATCAGCCTTGCGAAACCTGGTGGGCAGTGGCCAAGAGTGACTTCGTCAATGCTCGAGCCACAAGCTTCTATCGCTACCAGCTGCCGGCCATCCAGGACCTGTACGGTATCGACTTCGATCGCATCACCGACGCCCAGGCCTGCGAGCTGGACCGGAGGATCACCGAGAACTACCGCGATCCCAGATGGCTGCATGAGGTCATCACGGAACGTGCCAACATCGAGCTGATGCTTGTCGATCCGTTCTGGGCTCATCTGGACCATCGGCCGGACTACCCCTTCGCGGCGCTCGTGCTCAACGTGGACCCGCTCGTCCGCGGATTCCACCCCTCCGAATTCCCCAATCCCCACGACGATCCGTACAAGTTCGCTCGCGAACAGGGGCTGCGCGTCGAGTCATTGGATGACTACCTGATGCTGATCGACCGCCTCATCGCCGCCGCCAAGTCACGGGGCGCGGTGGCTCTCAAGCAGGTGTTGGCATATGTGCGCACGCTGGAGTTCAGGAGAGTGGCCAGGCAACGCGCGGCCCAGGTGTTCGGCCGGCCTCGTGGAGAACTGAAACCCGAAGAAGTGCGCGACTTCGAGGACTTCCTCATGTGGCACCTCGTCGAGTTGGCCGCCAAGCATGAGCTTCCCATTCAGATTCACACCGGTCACGCCCGCATCCAAGGTTCGAGCCCGATGCTGCTGGTCGATCTGATCGAGGCAAATCCCAAGACGAAGTTCATCCTCTTTCACGGAGGTTTTCCCTGGGTCGACGAGACGGGGGTGATTGTGATGCGGCACGGTTCCCATGTCTGGCTCGACTCCGTCTGGTTGCCCACCCTGAGCTACAGCATGGCCAAGCGAGCGTTTCACGTCTGGCTGGAAGTGATGCCGTCGGACCGCATCTTGTGGGGCAGCGACTGCTTGCACCCGGAAGGCGTCTACGGGGCAACCGAGTTCACCCGGCGGTGCCTGGCGGAGGTCCTCGCCGAGAAAGTGGATCGCGGCGATCTGAACGAGGAGCACGCGTTGCGCATCGGCCGACAGATCCTCCGCGACAATGCCCTGGCGCTGTTCCCACAACTCAAGGATCGGCTCTGGAAACACAAGGGCCGGCTCCCGCTTTCGATGTCCAGCACCAGCCAAGCCGCCTCTGCGCCCTGA
- a CDS encoding PQQ-like beta-propeller repeat protein, whose amino-acid sequence MRFPSQVAFWALGILLYVVTGDARAQDWPQWRGVNRDAKAAFKAPESWPTALAQKWKVPVGEGVATPALLGERLYVFSRLDGKETLYCLDAASGKEIWKDQYESPGATGPASSFSGPRSSPAVAEGKIVALGVRGTLSCLEAATGKVLWRKDDFKGAVPRFFTSSSPIIIDGMCIAQLGGGDNGALIAYDLASGEQKWTWTGDSPAYASPVLMMIDGMRLIIAETERRIAAIRLADGKQVWETPFAMEQGMRGYNASTPVVDGQVLIFSGSSRGTRAIRFEKDGDGVAVKEIWRNPDQSVQFNTPVVKEGLLYGLSQSNELFCLDKQTGKTAWTVSVGPADAGGPGMGGPGGMGGQGRRERGGRDGTAREGDRGATNRPSDAERSAASQPREGPPGGREGMGPGGGREGRGRGPGMGGRGGGSRGGYGSIVDAGTVLLALTPASQLIVFAPGDKQYTERAKIKVADTPTYAYPVASGSRLFIKDQDSLTLWTVD is encoded by the coding sequence ATGCGGTTTCCGAGTCAGGTTGCCTTTTGGGCACTGGGGATTCTGCTGTACGTCGTCACTGGTGACGCTCGGGCCCAGGACTGGCCTCAGTGGCGCGGCGTCAACCGCGACGCCAAGGCCGCGTTCAAGGCCCCCGAATCCTGGCCAACAGCCTTGGCCCAGAAGTGGAAAGTGCCGGTCGGTGAGGGTGTCGCTACGCCGGCGTTGCTCGGAGAGAGGCTCTACGTGTTCTCGCGCCTGGACGGCAAAGAGACCCTGTACTGCCTGGACGCCGCCAGCGGAAAGGAGATCTGGAAAGACCAGTACGAGTCACCTGGTGCCACGGGCCCGGCGTCGAGTTTCTCCGGACCGAGAAGCTCGCCGGCTGTTGCTGAGGGCAAGATCGTAGCCCTGGGCGTTCGGGGCACACTTTCTTGCCTGGAGGCCGCCACGGGCAAGGTGCTCTGGCGCAAGGACGATTTCAAGGGCGCCGTCCCGAGATTCTTCACCTCCAGTTCCCCAATCATCATCGACGGGATGTGCATCGCTCAACTCGGCGGCGGCGACAACGGAGCGCTCATCGCGTACGACCTGGCAAGCGGCGAGCAGAAATGGACATGGACCGGTGACAGCCCAGCCTATGCCTCGCCGGTGCTAATGATGATCGATGGCATGAGACTAATCATCGCCGAGACCGAACGCAGGATCGCGGCCATCAGGCTGGCGGACGGCAAACAAGTGTGGGAGACGCCGTTTGCCATGGAGCAGGGGATGCGCGGGTACAACGCCTCGACACCGGTCGTGGATGGACAGGTTCTGATCTTCTCCGGCAGCAGCCGTGGAACACGAGCGATCCGATTCGAGAAGGATGGGGACGGCGTAGCCGTCAAGGAAATCTGGCGGAACCCCGATCAGTCCGTGCAGTTCAACACCCCGGTGGTCAAGGAAGGGCTTCTGTATGGTTTGAGTCAGTCCAACGAGCTCTTCTGCCTCGATAAGCAGACCGGCAAGACTGCGTGGACGGTATCAGTCGGCCCGGCCGACGCGGGAGGACCGGGAATGGGAGGGCCTGGCGGGATGGGCGGCCAGGGCCGTCGTGAACGAGGCGGTCGCGACGGAACCGCTCGGGAGGGTGATCGTGGCGCGACTAACCGGCCGAGCGACGCCGAGCGGAGTGCCGCGAGTCAACCGCGAGAGGGACCTCCTGGCGGTCGTGAAGGCATGGGTCCTGGAGGCGGCCGGGAAGGCCGAGGCCGCGGTCCGGGAATGGGCGGGCGAGGAGGTGGCTCGCGCGGAGGCTACGGCTCGATCGTAGACGCCGGCACCGTACTGCTGGCCCTGACTCCCGCTTCGCAGCTGATCGTGTTCGCCCCGGGAGACAAGCAGTACACCGAACGGGCCAAGATCAAGGTGGCGGACACGCCTACCTATGCGTATCCTGTCGCTTCGGGCAGCAGGCTTTTCATCAAGGACCAGGATTCGCTGACCCTCTGGACAGTCGACTAA
- a CDS encoding ChbG/HpnK family deacetylase has protein sequence MRRWLSMTVVLVGLVVLRVHAQDAGPGSRPNQSVAQQLGFRIDERLLIIHADDAGMCHAVNLGTIEATSKGIVNSASVMTPCAWFPEMAAYCRDHPQLDTGVHATLTSEWKYYRWRPVSPHDKVPGLLDSEGFLWPDVRGAAQSGRAEEVEQELRAQVQRALAFGIKPTHLDTHMGTVFSRPDFFQAYRKVANEFKLPYLLPRLAPDRLGKMNPAIRATAVALQKLMESSGELTLDDLVSIEGDVPPRDQKRFYLDAIRCLRPGITQIIIHVGIESPELAATTSMHARRDMDRQVFMDPEVKQVIEAEKVRLITWREIGERQRRFLGLHGGPSTAPAAIPGGVEARPGPEHERGVVKASQIRPMKSESDPRLAVLLKRYEEPPGDVPWAMDRISTMPSCDIYDLQFPSPVITATPENNTVWCEYYRCRGEAKRPAVIVLHILDGRFRESRLICHYLAARGIDCMMLKMAYYGPRRPKDPERVRAFTQDIDTVCEAVRQSAMDARRAARWLESRPCVNASQISILGTSLGGFVASVASGVDGRFAHSVLILTGGDLPTVLTTNEKEVAAARRAFEASGMTRKDLVRRLELVEPLTFASRIDGKTVLMINTREDPIVPPTSARALAKAIGGVRHLWYPGDHYAIIYRVFEILDRVARYLTDSPQADSRSGGM, from the coding sequence ATGCGTCGATGGCTGTCGATGACGGTCGTGCTGGTTGGGTTGGTCGTACTACGCGTTCATGCCCAAGATGCCGGTCCCGGGTCGAGGCCAAACCAGAGCGTCGCCCAGCAGCTTGGCTTCCGCATCGATGAACGGTTGCTCATCATTCACGCGGACGACGCGGGCATGTGTCATGCAGTCAACCTCGGCACGATCGAGGCCACCTCGAAGGGGATCGTCAACTCGGCGAGCGTCATGACCCCCTGTGCCTGGTTTCCCGAGATGGCCGCCTATTGCCGTGACCACCCCCAGTTGGACACGGGCGTTCACGCCACCCTCACCAGCGAGTGGAAGTACTATCGATGGCGGCCGGTCTCTCCCCACGACAAGGTGCCTGGCCTGCTCGATTCCGAGGGCTTCCTCTGGCCCGACGTGAGGGGCGCTGCCCAGTCCGGCCGGGCGGAAGAGGTCGAGCAGGAACTGCGTGCCCAGGTTCAGCGGGCATTGGCCTTCGGGATCAAGCCCACGCATCTCGATACCCACATGGGAACCGTCTTCTCCCGCCCCGACTTCTTCCAGGCGTATCGCAAGGTTGCCAACGAGTTCAAGCTGCCGTACCTGCTGCCGCGCCTTGCACCGGATCGGCTGGGGAAGATGAATCCGGCGATCCGGGCCACGGCCGTGGCTCTGCAGAAGCTCATGGAGAGCAGCGGGGAGTTAACTCTTGATGATCTGGTGAGCATCGAAGGCGATGTGCCTCCAAGGGATCAGAAGCGGTTCTACCTCGATGCGATTCGTTGCCTCCGCCCCGGCATCACCCAGATCATCATTCACGTGGGTATCGAAAGCCCTGAGTTGGCGGCCACGACTTCCATGCATGCCCGTCGCGACATGGATCGCCAGGTTTTCATGGATCCCGAAGTCAAGCAGGTGATCGAGGCGGAGAAGGTTCGCCTGATCACGTGGCGGGAGATCGGCGAGCGCCAGCGCCGCTTCCTTGGATTGCACGGCGGGCCGTCGACCGCACCGGCAGCAATACCGGGTGGGGTCGAAGCGCGGCCCGGGCCCGAGCACGAGAGGGGAGTGGTCAAGGCTTCGCAGATTCGCCCGATGAAGAGCGAGTCCGACCCTCGGCTGGCGGTACTCCTGAAGCGGTATGAGGAGCCACCCGGTGATGTCCCCTGGGCGATGGACCGCATCTCGACCATGCCTTCCTGCGACATCTACGACCTGCAGTTTCCCTCGCCGGTCATCACGGCGACGCCGGAGAACAATACCGTCTGGTGCGAGTACTACCGTTGCCGGGGCGAGGCCAAGCGCCCAGCGGTTATCGTGCTGCACATCCTGGATGGCCGTTTCCGTGAATCGCGGCTGATCTGTCATTATCTCGCCGCCCGGGGCATCGACTGCATGATGCTCAAGATGGCTTACTACGGCCCGCGCCGCCCGAAAGACCCGGAGCGAGTCCGGGCGTTCACGCAGGATATCGACACCGTCTGCGAGGCGGTCCGCCAGTCGGCCATGGATGCCCGTCGCGCGGCTCGGTGGTTGGAAAGCCGACCCTGCGTGAATGCCAGCCAGATCTCGATCCTCGGAACCAGCCTCGGCGGTTTCGTAGCCAGCGTAGCCAGCGGTGTTGACGGTCGCTTCGCCCATTCCGTTCTGATCCTCACCGGCGGCGATCTGCCCACCGTCCTCACGACGAACGAGAAGGAGGTGGCCGCGGCCCGGCGGGCGTTCGAGGCCAGCGGCATGACTCGCAAGGACCTGGTTCGCAGACTGGAACTTGTCGAACCGTTGACCTTCGCCAGCCGCATTGACGGCAAGACGGTACTGATGATCAACACTCGCGAGGATCCGATCGTGCCGCCCACTAGTGCCCGAGCACTGGCCAAGGCCATCGGAGGTGTGCGTCACCTCTGGTATCCGGGCGACCACTACGCGATCATCTACCGGGTGTTCGAGATCCTGGACCGCGTGGCCAGGTATCTCACCGACTCGCCGCAGGCGGATTCGCGTTCGGGGGGCATGTGA
- a CDS encoding family 16 glycosylhydrolase — MPVRGLWCVCWWNLVFLGGLQALAAPPSTGWPLVFGDEFNGSQIDSSKWKSGQLPWGGQHHTDQYASYITQADSYVQDGSLWLRCRKATGSEFGGYPWSEGFVYTDGIKNFTYGYVEIRARFATGRGTWPAFWMLSWGWPPEFDIAEYFGGDDRMHMGLCYGPSATWNSSNFYNLGVDSWHSYGLEWGPGYAIWYRDGIVRKSIYADYMPSQAMYVMLNSGMTYGFDDTTPAPNYSEIDGCRIYDPPSAVINDSTIGTKKSEFEYLGSWNYSSTQSNAFFSDNHWSSVTGSVCRLRFEGARIDLYAAKASNHGIGAVSIDGGAETMVDFYASDRTDKALVWVSPSLGAGSHVFEIRVTGNRNTASSGGSIPVDRVDVWASSERLNGTVIGTAGSWNNAGNVFQKAFDGVPHSFFDAPEASGAWAGLDFGSGQLKRITKVRYWARPGYAARMVGGRFQGSSNASFSGATNLFTITDTPSEETVNDQAIEQVSGFRFVRYLSPGGAYCNVAELEFEGHAFLPAPADLIAVPGQLRVTLTWSTSAGATGYRVKRSIAPGGPYTTLASLAENHLTDTAVQGGVTYYYVVTAVSSTTESADSIEAWARPYKHRFDFDSDADVDLADLLVFRACETGEGMTNLPADCLSSHFERLDADGDGDTDQSDFGIFQRCYSGTGKPADPNCAK; from the coding sequence ATGCCGGTTCGTGGCCTGTGGTGTGTCTGCTGGTGGAACCTCGTCTTCCTCGGCGGACTGCAGGCTCTGGCCGCACCGCCCAGCACAGGCTGGCCGCTGGTCTTCGGCGACGAGTTCAATGGCTCCCAGATCGACTCGAGCAAGTGGAAGAGCGGGCAGCTTCCCTGGGGCGGCCAGCATCACACCGATCAGTACGCCAGCTACATCACCCAGGCCGATTCCTACGTCCAGGACGGCTCGCTCTGGCTTCGATGCCGAAAGGCAACCGGGAGCGAGTTCGGCGGGTATCCCTGGAGCGAAGGCTTCGTGTACACCGACGGCATCAAGAACTTCACCTACGGATACGTGGAGATCCGCGCCCGTTTCGCCACCGGCAGGGGCACTTGGCCAGCGTTCTGGATGCTATCGTGGGGCTGGCCGCCGGAGTTCGACATCGCCGAGTACTTTGGCGGCGACGACCGTATGCACATGGGATTGTGCTATGGCCCGTCTGCAACCTGGAACAGCAGCAACTTCTACAACCTGGGTGTGGACAGCTGGCATTCCTACGGGTTGGAGTGGGGTCCTGGTTATGCGATCTGGTACCGGGACGGAATCGTCCGCAAGAGCATCTATGCCGACTACATGCCCTCTCAGGCCATGTATGTCATGTTGAACAGCGGCATGACCTACGGTTTTGACGACACCACCCCCGCTCCCAACTACTCAGAGATCGACGGCTGCCGCATCTACGATCCCCCTTCCGCGGTCATCAATGACAGCACCATCGGTACCAAAAAGAGCGAATTTGAGTACTTAGGTTCCTGGAACTACTCGTCAACGCAATCCAATGCCTTCTTCAGCGACAACCACTGGTCAAGCGTCACCGGTAGTGTCTGCCGCCTCCGGTTCGAAGGAGCACGGATCGATCTCTACGCCGCCAAGGCATCCAACCACGGCATAGGAGCCGTGTCCATCGATGGTGGAGCGGAGACAATGGTGGACTTCTATGCGTCAGACCGAACTGACAAGGCGCTGGTCTGGGTCAGTCCCTCGCTGGGTGCGGGCAGCCATGTCTTCGAGATACGCGTGACGGGTAACCGGAACACCGCCAGTTCCGGCGGCTCGATCCCCGTGGACCGCGTGGATGTATGGGCATCCAGCGAACGGTTGAACGGAACGGTCATCGGCACCGCTGGCTCCTGGAACAACGCCGGCAACGTCTTTCAGAAGGCATTCGACGGCGTACCGCACTCGTTCTTTGACGCTCCCGAAGCCAGCGGAGCCTGGGCAGGGCTGGACTTCGGCTCCGGCCAGCTCAAACGAATCACCAAGGTGCGTTACTGGGCCCGCCCAGGCTACGCCGCGCGCATGGTCGGCGGGCGGTTCCAGGGATCCAGCAACGCGAGTTTCAGCGGTGCGACCAACTTGTTCACCATCACCGACACCCCCTCGGAAGAGACGGTGAACGACCAGGCTATCGAACAGGTCTCCGGCTTCCGGTTTGTTCGGTATCTCTCTCCCGGCGGAGCCTACTGCAACGTGGCTGAACTGGAGTTCGAGGGCCACGCCTTCCTTCCTGCGCCCGCAGACTTGATAGCCGTGCCGGGCCAGCTTCGGGTCACGCTCACCTGGAGTACTTCGGCCGGGGCAACCGGTTACAGAGTCAAGCGATCGATCGCGCCAGGCGGTCCGTATACAACTCTGGCCAGTCTCGCGGAAAACCATCTGACCGACACGGCCGTTCAGGGCGGCGTGACCTACTACTACGTGGTGACGGCCGTGAGCTCGACAACCGAGAGCGCCGATTCCATCGAGGCTTGGGCCCGCCCCTACAAGCACCGGTTCGATTTCGACAGCGATGCCGATGTCGATCTGGCCGATCTACTGGTCTTTCGGGCCTGCGAAACCGGAGAGGGCATGACCAACCTCCCCGCTGATTGCCTGTCCAGTCACTTCGAGCGACTGGACGCGGACGGTGATGGCGACACAGACCAATCTGACTTCGGCATCTTCCAGCGGTGCTACAGCGGAACCGGAAAGCCGGCCGACCCGAACTGCGCGAAGTGA